The genomic interval AACCAAAGACGAATTAATAGATTACGCTATTAGAACTGGATCTCCTTTAGAAGTAGTAGAAAACCTACAAGATATAGAAGATGAAGGTGATGCGTATGACTCAATTGTTGAAATTTGGCCAGATTATCCTACCGAAGATGATTATCTTTGGAATGAGGATGAAT from Polaribacter sejongensis carries:
- a CDS encoding DUF2795 domain-containing protein, whose translation is MYWTLELASYLADAPWPATKDELIDYAIRTGSPLEVVENLQDIEDEGDAYDSIVEIWPDYPTEDDYLWNEDEY